A section of the Amycolatopsis sp. AA4 genome encodes:
- a CDS encoding DUF4255 domain-containing protein: MSDANAIEAVTEALVQLVLEGAREVESGAKVEARPPHETPGPSGDPQLNLFLYQIGIDEALRNEDPVGLRPGEHGDPQLPLVLHYLLTAYVPGGADTIAHRMLGGALRTLHEHPHLSRERLRLVQSHSDVSEQSELIRLTWQSFAEKDIYSLWSAFQTSYRLTVAFEAGPVLIDSRRPPRTPVPVLRRGAQDRGPEAPASVESPFPQLTAAVPVAVGADGREHEQASVKLGGRVVLRGAHLDQATEVRLAHPLLVAPVSLPVVPGSAAEVRFELTAPPHAFPAGLWSVALVSGTTATNEVSLAVAPEITSRMPMTVHRHGTGAVVRLVCRPPVRAGQPVLLVLGSRSVLERRAVAALPEDPVTGADLTFDVPDAPVGTHLARLRIGGVDSLLVDRTGPKPVFDATQTVTIS; the protein is encoded by the coding sequence ATGAGCGACGCCAACGCGATCGAGGCGGTGACCGAGGCGCTGGTCCAGCTGGTCCTCGAAGGCGCGCGCGAGGTCGAGAGCGGCGCGAAGGTCGAGGCGCGGCCGCCGCACGAGACGCCGGGACCGAGCGGCGATCCGCAGCTGAACCTGTTCCTCTACCAAATCGGCATCGACGAAGCGCTGCGCAACGAGGATCCCGTGGGACTGCGACCCGGGGAGCACGGCGATCCGCAGCTGCCGCTCGTCCTGCACTACCTGCTCACCGCGTACGTGCCGGGCGGGGCGGACACGATCGCGCACCGGATGCTCGGCGGCGCGCTGCGGACGCTGCACGAGCACCCGCACCTCAGCCGTGAGCGGCTGCGGCTGGTGCAGTCGCACAGCGATGTCTCGGAGCAGTCCGAGCTGATCCGGCTGACCTGGCAGTCCTTCGCGGAGAAGGACATTTACTCGCTGTGGTCGGCGTTCCAGACCAGCTACCGGCTCACCGTCGCCTTCGAGGCCGGACCGGTGCTCATCGACAGCCGCCGTCCGCCGCGTACACCGGTGCCAGTATTGCGCCGGGGCGCGCAGGACCGGGGCCCGGAAGCGCCGGCCAGTGTCGAATCGCCGTTTCCGCAGCTCACCGCGGCAGTACCGGTCGCGGTCGGCGCCGACGGGCGCGAGCACGAACAGGCGTCGGTCAAGCTTGGCGGACGCGTCGTGCTGCGCGGTGCGCATCTCGATCAGGCGACCGAGGTCCGGTTGGCGCATCCGCTGCTGGTCGCGCCGGTGTCGCTCCCGGTCGTGCCGGGCAGCGCGGCCGAGGTCCGGTTCGAGCTGACGGCGCCGCCGCACGCGTTCCCGGCTGGCCTGTGGTCGGTGGCGCTGGTGTCCGGGACGACGGCGACGAACGAGGTTTCGCTGGCGGTCGCGCCGGAGATCACCAGCCGGATGCCGATGACCGTGCACCGCCACGGCACCGGCGCGGTGGTCCGGCTCGTCTGCCGTCCGCCGGTCCGGGCCGGGCAGCCGGTGCTGCTGGTGCTCGGGTCCCGGTCGGTGCTGGAACGGCGCGCGGTCGCGGCGCTGCCGGAGGATCCGGTGACCGGCGCGGACCTGACCTTCGACGTCCCGGACGCGCCGGTGGGCACCCATCTCGCGCGGCTCCGGATCGGCGGCGTGGACAGCCTGCTGGTCGACCGCACCGGGCCGAAGCCGGTGTTCGACGCCACGCAGACGGTGACGATCTCATGA